A stretch of the Acidilobus sp. 7A genome encodes the following:
- a CDS encoding glycoside hydrolase family 57 protein, with the protein MRISKGASSTLLLLLILIAVLAPLTGILAPLRAKAQGSPEVYSNFTVTSTGYLTVYLYGVPPSSKVLLWWGVEPYPQGPWYTTNGTSGNMETPMTYSSSTGAFEATIGPFKNGTWVAYVFNVNGSQWINYDNHAFWNWNVIINPPMNVIGYTKAWVLPNGSIVITAIGRPPDTMLLWWGLTTGPQTGLPWHTTAGGSGNNISVMQYNPLWGNYTAIIGPFTPGQWVQWVYHDNTTGWWIHNSNVSSSANFAIQDVYTTVHVVAVHYSQLVYLVGQQVGVNVTVQNEGSSASYDVALVVGTKTVYNSTLTIPSGYSNISIEFPANFSMGFYNVYFLVGASGLWQNTSLPQLIILNTTNRKPVSVVIVWNMHQPLYLEPNGTWGQPWVQIHTGQDMEWNGQLVGAYELQAMLLNEFPNLNVTIDFTPVLLYQWEAFLHQSSPTFLTTGVNVTHDINATKETIALYRKLVQEGRLQVLTVPFYHPLMAIEYDNGWQSDLLAQLLMGKNMTKYMFGVNANGVWTPEMAFNMGLLWLYADAGINETVLDYQAFVQMAPALTVVSGNLSNGPYGVYVVQNSIGQRIYVLFRDTNLSNMFGFLFFSQSPQLTQQELIDYLAKVYIEHPDAVVVIALDGENPIIFNPMPLSGEDLYAIYQALSEAEGEGWLVTQTVNQAIATHPVAAVLTNLPEESWATNLNNWNNGYVGKVRIWDNVSLAREYLVAFSNLLGMPISPIVPLSFAHAPNASVAAFEAMTGMPAYVTVNGAPEANPLYMYYTMWNWLYVSEGSDWTWQAGPPNNGPQWFSAQPIVYDSAIVGYVRFQMSLIVPSGIVSHPGNNTAAVFINDSLGLPLRVPVHVIVVVDNGTANASAEVTLRPGVDIAVVNDIYVKPGSQVTVYLYAPLNVSQLGSYVVPVSSYGLLIGSSTFEANQLTFNPSLVHIANSATSTLQNTSSSHSAPSSYYVWAIVALVIVAIIIAVTIGYLRV; encoded by the coding sequence GTGAGGATCTCAAAAGGGGCATCCTCGACTCTTTTGCTGCTTCTAATATTAATAGCGGTCCTTGCGCCCCTGACAGGCATCTTGGCGCCGCTGAGGGCTAAGGCCCAGGGCAGCCCGGAGGTCTACTCGAACTTCACGGTTACGTCGACGGGCTACCTAACGGTCTACCTCTACGGCGTCCCGCCTTCATCAAAGGTTCTCCTGTGGTGGGGCGTAGAGCCTTACCCGCAGGGGCCGTGGTACACGACAAATGGCACCTCGGGCAACATGGAGACGCCTATGACGTACAGCAGCTCCACAGGCGCCTTTGAGGCGACCATAGGGCCCTTCAAGAATGGCACCTGGGTGGCCTACGTCTTCAACGTCAACGGGAGCCAGTGGATAAACTACGACAACCACGCGTTCTGGAACTGGAACGTGATAATCAACCCTCCCATGAACGTAATAGGCTACACTAAGGCCTGGGTGCTTCCCAACGGCTCAATAGTTATAACAGCAATAGGCAGGCCCCCTGACACAATGTTGCTCTGGTGGGGCCTCACCACGGGCCCCCAGACCGGCCTGCCCTGGCATACGACGGCTGGAGGGTCGGGCAACAACATCAGCGTTATGCAGTATAACCCGCTCTGGGGCAACTACACAGCAATTATAGGGCCCTTCACGCCTGGACAGTGGGTGCAGTGGGTCTACCACGACAACACTACGGGCTGGTGGATACACAACAGCAACGTGAGCTCGAGCGCCAACTTCGCCATACAGGACGTCTACACAACTGTCCACGTTGTCGCAGTCCACTACAGCCAGCTAGTTTACCTTGTAGGCCAGCAAGTGGGGGTCAACGTGACTGTCCAGAACGAGGGGTCCTCGGCCAGTTATGATGTAGCCCTGGTGGTCGGCACCAAGACAGTCTATAACTCAACGCTGACAATACCCTCCGGCTACTCAAACATATCGATAGAGTTCCCGGCTAACTTCTCCATGGGGTTCTATAACGTTTACTTCCTCGTGGGCGCGTCGGGCCTCTGGCAGAACACCTCGCTGCCTCAGCTCATAATCCTCAATACAACAAACAGGAAGCCCGTGAGCGTCGTCATAGTCTGGAACATGCACCAGCCCCTCTACCTCGAGCCAAACGGAACCTGGGGCCAGCCGTGGGTGCAAATACACACAGGCCAGGACATGGAGTGGAACGGGCAGCTGGTCGGCGCCTACGAGCTCCAGGCCATGCTCCTTAACGAATTCCCCAACCTGAACGTGACCATAGACTTCACGCCAGTTCTCCTGTACCAGTGGGAGGCGTTCCTGCACCAGAGCAGCCCGACCTTCCTAACGACAGGCGTGAACGTGACCCATGACATAAACGCCACTAAGGAGACCATAGCCCTCTACAGGAAGCTCGTCCAGGAGGGCAGACTTCAGGTCCTCACTGTCCCGTTCTACCACCCGCTCATGGCAATAGAGTATGACAACGGCTGGCAGTCAGACCTACTGGCCCAGCTCCTCATGGGCAAGAACATGACTAAGTACATGTTTGGTGTCAACGCCAACGGCGTCTGGACCCCAGAGATGGCCTTCAACATGGGCCTGCTGTGGCTCTACGCTGACGCGGGCATAAATGAGACTGTCCTTGACTACCAGGCCTTCGTCCAGATGGCCCCTGCACTCACCGTTGTCTCAGGTAACCTTAGCAACGGGCCCTACGGCGTCTATGTTGTCCAGAACTCCATCGGCCAGAGGATCTACGTGCTGTTCAGGGACACTAACCTCTCTAACATGTTCGGCTTCCTCTTCTTCAGCCAGTCACCTCAACTGACACAGCAGGAGCTCATAGATTACCTGGCCAAGGTTTACATTGAGCACCCAGATGCCGTAGTTGTAATTGCCCTTGACGGCGAGAATCCGATAATATTCAACCCGATGCCGCTCTCAGGAGAGGACCTCTACGCCATCTACCAGGCGCTTTCGGAGGCTGAGGGCGAGGGCTGGCTCGTCACCCAGACGGTGAACCAGGCCATAGCCACTCACCCTGTGGCTGCCGTGCTCACAAACCTGCCGGAGGAGAGCTGGGCAACGAACCTCAACAACTGGAACAACGGCTACGTGGGGAAGGTCCGCATATGGGACAACGTGAGCCTAGCCAGGGAGTACCTGGTGGCTTTCTCTAACCTGCTCGGCATGCCTATATCGCCAATAGTCCCCCTCTCCTTTGCCCACGCCCCTAACGCCAGCGTAGCTGCCTTTGAGGCCATGACGGGTATGCCGGCATACGTTACTGTGAACGGCGCCCCTGAGGCCAACCCACTCTACATGTACTACACCATGTGGAACTGGCTCTACGTCAGCGAGGGCAGCGACTGGACGTGGCAGGCGGGGCCGCCCAACAACGGGCCGCAGTGGTTCTCTGCGCAGCCCATAGTCTATGACAGCGCCATAGTGGGCTACGTGAGGTTCCAGATGTCGCTCATAGTTCCAAGCGGCATCGTCTCGCACCCAGGTAACAACACTGCGGCTGTTTTCATTAACGACAGCCTAGGCCTCCCACTCCGCGTGCCAGTTCACGTTATAGTGGTAGTAGACAATGGCACAGCCAACGCTAGTGCCGAGGTCACCCTGCGCCCGGGCGTTGACATAGCTGTTGTGAATGACATTTACGTGAAACCAGGGTCACAGGTCACGGTTTACCTCTACGCTCCGCTCAACGTCTCGCAGCTGGGCAGCTATGTCGTGCCTGTGAGCAGTTATGGTCTACTGATAGGTTCGTCGACCTTTGAGGCAAACCAGCTGACCTTCAACCCAAGTCTTGTGCACATTGCTAACAGCGCAACGAGCACACTCCAGAACACCTCAAGCAGCCATAGCGCCCCCAGTAGCTACTACGTGTGGGCTATTGTTGCGCTAGTGATAGTCGCAATTATAATCGCCGTTACCATAGGGTACCTCAGAGTCTAA
- the rtcA gene encoding RNA 3'-terminal phosphate cyclase — translation MNVIEVDGSVGEGGGQVLRTALAVAAVLERPVKVYNIRVKRQRPGLQRQHMTSVKAVAEISRGKVEGLSLGSTEVTFYPGRPTGGSYFFDIGTAGSVTLLLQAIMPVMAAAGEATARVRGGTDVPKAPPIDYYRFVLAPLLAKFNISLDIRLLRRGHYPRGGGEVVVTLRKEGPLRPVSLVSSGKVIRVEGLSHCVRLPAHVAQRQASAAAELLKRLGSPVNIMTESYESAKDPHLGPGSGILVWAVTESSVLGGDALGERGKPAEEVGREAARSLLEDLSTGMALDRHASDMLLIYAALAGGTSELGGASLTLHARTVIDVLRTVLPEASISLSGDLNKPFTARIKGASLL, via the coding sequence TTGAACGTCATAGAGGTCGACGGGAGCGTCGGCGAAGGGGGAGGCCAGGTCCTCAGGACGGCCTTAGCGGTGGCAGCAGTCCTTGAAAGGCCCGTGAAGGTCTATAACATAAGGGTCAAGAGGCAGAGGCCTGGGCTTCAGCGCCAGCACATGACCTCAGTCAAGGCCGTAGCTGAGATCTCAAGGGGTAAGGTGGAGGGGCTGAGCCTGGGCTCCACGGAGGTCACGTTCTATCCTGGGAGGCCTACAGGCGGCAGCTACTTCTTCGACATAGGCACAGCTGGCAGCGTCACGCTGCTCCTTCAGGCAATAATGCCTGTCATGGCTGCGGCCGGCGAGGCCACAGCTAGGGTCAGGGGAGGGACTGACGTGCCTAAGGCCCCGCCCATAGACTACTACAGGTTCGTCCTGGCGCCGCTCCTGGCCAAGTTCAACATAAGCCTTGACATCAGGCTGCTGAGGAGGGGGCACTACCCAAGGGGAGGGGGTGAGGTGGTGGTCACGCTTAGGAAGGAGGGCCCCCTGAGGCCCGTCAGCCTCGTGAGTTCTGGGAAGGTCATCAGGGTGGAGGGCCTTAGTCACTGCGTCAGGCTGCCGGCTCACGTCGCCCAGAGGCAGGCGTCGGCCGCAGCTGAGCTCCTGAAAAGGCTGGGGTCGCCAGTGAACATAATGACTGAGAGTTACGAGAGCGCTAAAGACCCCCACCTGGGGCCTGGGAGCGGCATACTAGTGTGGGCCGTGACGGAGAGCTCTGTCCTAGGCGGCGACGCGCTGGGCGAGAGGGGGAAGCCGGCCGAGGAGGTAGGAAGGGAGGCCGCGAGGTCGCTGCTGGAGGACCTCTCAACAGGCATGGCGCTAGATAGACACGCCTCAGACATGCTGTTAATCTACGCCGCTCTTGCAGGCGGGACCAGCGAGCTCGGAGGAGCCTCGCTGACCCTTCACGCCAGGACTGTCATTGATGTGCTAAGGACTGTGCTTCCTGAGGCGTCAATAAGCCTCTCGGGGGACCTTAACAAGCCATTTACTGCCAGGATCAAGGGGGCCTCGCTCCTTTAG
- a CDS encoding DUF981 domain-containing protein, which yields MLFMDILDIQLQVLAWGLLAGAAWVLLKYGMPRGETEKLDKGFGYAFFTIGLYAFVTGLWATFVWPLPSSYNIVLSDPYALFGIAYLALGLALIYGAGLEGIMYMIAFLSLSVFIYGADIYHYGMTSEPAAAAAMYIIIALAALLSPLLAYRRTSRWFAYIEVVLLILGALLAAYIGASATFEHTADWMKWVPFYG from the coding sequence ATGTTGTTCATGGACATACTTGACATACAGCTCCAGGTGCTGGCCTGGGGTCTCCTGGCCGGCGCCGCCTGGGTCCTGCTGAAGTATGGGATGCCGAGAGGGGAGACGGAGAAGCTTGACAAGGGCTTCGGCTACGCCTTCTTCACGATAGGCCTCTACGCCTTCGTAACCGGCCTCTGGGCGACCTTCGTGTGGCCGCTGCCCAGCAGCTACAATATTGTGCTCTCCGACCCCTACGCGCTCTTTGGCATAGCCTACCTGGCCCTCGGCCTCGCCCTGATCTACGGGGCAGGCCTTGAGGGCATCATGTACATGATAGCATTCCTCTCGCTGTCGGTCTTCATCTACGGCGCTGACATTTATCACTACGGCATGACTAGCGAGCCCGCCGCAGCGGCAGCAATGTACATAATAATCGCCCTGGCAGCCCTCCTGAGCCCCTTGCTGGCCTACAGGAGGACCTCCAGGTGGTTCGCCTACATTGAGGTAGTGCTCCTCATACTAGGGGCCCTCCTAGCGGCCTACATTGGGGCCTCGGCAACTTTCGAGCACACTGCTGACTGGATGAAGTGGGTGCCCTTCTACGGATGA